Sequence from the Nocardia cyriacigeorgica GUH-2 genome:
GCGCAACAAGGCGATGGCGGTGCTGCGGGCGGTCGCCGCGGCGAAGACCGTGCGGGCCTATCGCGCCGACGCCGGCAACACCGGCGACACGGCTGCCGCGACCGGCGCGGACAGCGGTGAGGTATCCGCATGAGCGACGAGAACGATTCGGACACCGGCACCACGCAGCAGCAGGCAGCGGCGAGCTCGCCCGGCCGTAACCGTCCCGTCGTCCCGGTGGTGCTGCTGGCCGTGTCCGCGGCCGCGCTGTGGGGCGCCTCCCGGATGACGTGGGTGAGCGTGCGTTCCTCGGACGGACTCACCGAACCCCGCACCGACGACCTCGACGGCGGCACCTGGTTCGGCGCGCTCACCCCGCTGGCCCTGGTGCTGCTGGCCGCCATCGCCGCGGTGCTGGCCACCAAGGGCTGGCTGCGCCGCGTCGTCGGGGTGCTGGTGGCGCTGGTCGGCGCGGTCGTCGCGGTGCCCGCGCTGGCGCTGCTCACCGGCTCCGGCGCCACCGCCCAGCGCGCGGCCACCCTCGCCGAACTCCCGGGCCGCGCCCAGGTCGAGCAGGTGAGCACCGCCGCCGGGCCCGCCGTCCTGACCATGGCGGGCGCGCTGGCCGCGTTCGCCGCCGGTGTGCTGCTGGCCAGGATGCCGAAGGACAGCGCCCAGCTGTCGGCCAAATACGACAATCCGGTCGCCCGCCGCGCCGCCGCCACCGATCTGGTCGCCGGGCGTGGCGAAGGTGGCGACAGCACCGCCCCGCCCGTCACCGAACGAGTCCTGTGGGACGCGCTCGACGCGGGCACCGACCCCACCGAAGATCGCCCGCGGACCGGCCCCGATGACGACCCGTCCAGGCCCGACAGCAGGTGATCCGATGATCGGGCGACCCGGCACAGCACATGTGGCGGGCGCCCGCAACCCGGGTGCCAACCCCGGCGCACGCGCGCCACACCCGCCCCTTTACTCTTGATCAGCACCGGTGAGACAGCGCCTGGGGGGATTTCTCAGGCAGTGAGTCCGTCTCCCCAGAAAGGATTCGAGCCAGATGACGGTACTCGACTCGATTCTCGACGGGGTCCGCGCGGATGTGGCCGCACGGGAATCCCTGCTGGACTTCCAAGCCATCAAGGCCGCGGCCGCCGCCGCGCCGCCGCCGAAGGACGCGCTCGCCGCGCTGCATGAAGACGGCATCGGCGTCATCGCCGAGGTGAAGCGGGCCAGCCCCTCCAAGGGAGCGCTCGCCGAGATCGCCGACCCCGCCAGCCTGGCCAAGGCCTACGAAGACGGCGGCGCCCGCATCATCAGCGTGCTCACCGAGGGCCGTCGCTTCCACGGCTCGCTCGACGACCTCGACGCCGTCCGTGCCGCCGTGAACATCCCGGTGCTGCGCAAGGACTTCGTGGTCGGGCCGTACCAGATCCACGAGGCGCGCGCGCACGGCGCCGACGTCATCCTGCTGATCGTCGCCGCGCTGGAACAGGACACCCTGAGCTCGCTCATCGACCGCACCGAATCGCTCGGCATGACCGCGCTGGTCGAGGTGCACACCGAAGAAGAGGCCGACCGGGCGCTCAACGCCGGTGCCTCGGTCGTCGGCATCAACGCCCGCAACCTCAAGACCCTGGAAGTCGACCGCGACTGCTTCGCGCGGATCGCGCCCGGCCTGCCCACCGAGGTCATCCGGGTCGCCGAGTCCGGCGTGCGTGGCACCGCCGACCTGATGGCCTACGCCGGCGCGGGCGCGGACGCCGTGCTCGTCGGCGAGGGCCTGGTGACCAGCGGCGACCCGCGCGCGGCGGTCTCCCAGCTGGTGACCGCGGGTACCCACCCGTCCTGCCCGAAGCCCGCCCGGCGGACCCGCTGATGGCCGGCACCCGGCTGCCCGCGGCCAGCGAGGGCGTCGCCCACCGCAGCGGACACGAACCCGACGGCGGCGGCCACTTCGGCGTCTACGGCGGCAGGCATGTGCCCGAGGCGCTGATGGCCGTCATCGAAGAGGTCACCGCCGAATACGACAAGGTGCGCAGCGACCGCGAGTTCCTGGGCGAACTCGACCGGCTGCAGCGCGACTACACCGGCCGCCCCTCGCCGGTCTTCGAATGCACCCGACTGGCCGAGCACGCCGGCGGCGCCCGCATCCTGCTCAAGCGCGAAGACCTCAACCACACCGGCTCGCACAAGATCAACAACGTGCTGGGCCAGGCGTTGCTGGCCAAGCGCATGGGCAAGACCCGCGTCATCGCCGAGACCGGCGCCGGCCAGCACGGCGTGGCCACCGCGACGGCCTGTGCGCTGCTCGGGCTGGACTGCATCGTCTACATGGGCGCGGTCGACACCGCCCGCCAGGCGCTCAACGTGGCCCGGATGCGGCTGCTCGGCGCCGAGGTCGTATCCGTGAGCACCGGCTCCGCCACGCTCAAGGACGCCATCAACGAGGCCCTGCGCGACTGGGTCTCCAACGCCGACGACACCTACTACTGCTTCGGCACCGCCGCGGGCCCGCACCCGTTCCCGCTGATGGTGCGCGATTTCCAGCGCGTGGTCGGCCTCGAGGCGCGTGAGCAGGTGCAGGAGCTCACCGGCAGGCTGCCCGACGCCGTCGCGGCCTGCGTCGGCGGCGGCTCCAACGCCATCGGCATCTTCCACGCCTTCATCGACGATCCGGGCGTGCGCCTGGTCGGTTACGAAGCCGCGGGCGACGGTGTCGAGACCGGCCGCCACGCCGCCACCTTCACCGGCGGATCGCCCGGCGCGTTCCAGGGCGCCTACTCGTACCTGTTGCAGGACGAGGACGGCCAGACCATCGAATCGCATTCCATCTCCGCCGGACTCGACTATCCCGGCGTCGGCCCCGAGCACGCCTACCTCAAGGACACCGGCCGCGCCGAATACCTGCCGGTCACCGATACCGCCGCGATGGACGCGCTGCTGCTGCTCAGCCGCTCCGAAGGCATCATCCCGGCGATCGAATCCGCGCACGCGGTGGCGGGCGCGCTCGAGCTCGGCAAGCAGCTCGGCCCGGGCGCGATCATCCTGGTGAACCTGTCCGGTCGCGGCGACAAGGACATGGACACCGCGGCCCGCTGGTTCGGGCTGTTCGACGACGACGCCGCCGAAGGCAAGGGGAACGGGTAGTGAGCCAGCAGTCCAGACTCGCCGACACCTTCGCGGCCTGCCGCGCCGAACACCGCGCCGCCCTGATCGGCTACCTGCCCGCCGGCTACCCGGATCTGGACGGCTCCATCGCCACCGTGCGCGCCATGGTCGAGGCCGGCTGCGACATCGTCGAGGTCGGTGTGGCCTACTCCGATCCGGTGATGGACGGGCCGACCATCCAGCAGGCCGCCGAGCAGGCGCTGCGCAACGGAGTGCGGGTGCGCGATGTGTTCTCCGTGGTCGAGGCCGTCACCGCGGCCGGTGCCCAGGCCGTGGTGATGAGCTACTGGAATCCGGTGCTCAAGTACGGCGTGGACCGGTTCGCCCGGGACCTCGCGGCCGCGGGCGGCGCCGGCATCATCACCCCGAACCTGATCCCCGACGAGGCCGACGAGTGGTTCGCCGCTTCGACCGCCCATGATTTGGACCGGATCTTCCTGGTCGCCCCGTCCTCGACCGAGGAGCGCCTGGTCAAGACCCTGGAGGCTTCGCGCGGATTCGTCTACGCCGCCTCCACCATGGGCGTGACCGGCGCCCGTGACGCCGTGTCCTCGGCCGCGCCCGCGCTGTGTGCCCGGGTCCGCGCACACTCCGACATCCCGATCGGGGTGGGTCTCGGCGTGCGTTCCGGTGCCCAGGCCGCCGAGATCGCCGCCTACGCCGACGGCGTGATCGTCGGTTCGGCGTTGGTCACCGCGGCCGCCGAGGGCTTGGACGCGGTGCGGACGCTGACGGCCGAGCTGGCCGACGGCGTGCGCTCGGCGACCGTCGCGTCCTGACCCGAAGGCACACCGCCGGGCTCCTCGACTACGGTGGCCCCCGTGACCTTACGAGTCCTGGCAGACAGTGTTTCCAGCATCGGCACGCGCGGTGACGGCGTTCTGAGCGCAGGCGCCGCCGACGTGCTCGCCTATATCCCGAGCCCGCCCCAGGGCGTATGGCAGATCGGGCCGTTCCCGCTGCGGGCCTACGCGCTGTGCATCATCGTCGGCATCATCGTCGCCATCTGGTGGGGTGAGCGGCGCTGGCGCGAACGCGGCGGGCAGCCGGGCGCGGTGCTGGATGTGGCGATGTTCGCCGTCCCGTTCGGTCTCATCGGCGGCAGGCTCTACCACGTCGCCACCGACTGGCAGAAATACTTCGGCGCCGACGGCAACCCGATGGACGCGCTCAAGATCTACCAGGGCGGTCTCGGCATCTGGGGCGCGGTCTTCCTCGGCGGTATCGGCGCCTGGATCGGCTGCCGCGTCTACAAGATCCCGCTGCCCGCCCTCGGCGACGCGATCGCACCGCCGATCCTGCTGGCCCAGGCCATCGGCCGCCTCGGCAACTACTTCAACCAGGAACTCTACGGCCGCGAGACCGAAGTCCCCTGGGGCCTCGAGATCTACCAGCGCTTCGACGACCAGGGCCGCCTGGACATGATGAACGGCGTCTCCACCGGCGTGGTGGAGAAGGTCGTGCACCCGACATTCCTGTACGAGCTGCTGTGGAACGTGCTGGTGGTGCTGCTGCTGGTCTACATCGACAAGCGTTTCCGCATCGGCCACGGCCGCCTGTTCGCGCTCTACGTCGCCGGCTACAGCTTCGGCCGCTTCTTCGTCGAACTCATGCGCGACGACGAAGCCACCCACATCGCCGGCATCCGCATCAACTCCTTCACCTCCGCGCTGGTCTTCCTCGCCGCCATCGCCTACTTCGTGTTCGCGACGAAGGGCCGCGAGACTGCCGCGCAGCTCCAGCCCGGCGCGGAGAAGCGTCCATGGCCGTGGCAGATCGGCGCGCTGCGCCGGGCGGGGGCGGAGTCGGCGGCGGCGGACAAGGACGCCGCTGAGGGCGAGGAGGCCGGAACGGCAACCGACCTGGCCAAGGACGGGAAGTCCGACAAGGGCGCGGAGTCCGATGAGGATGCGAAGTCCGGGAAGGACGCAGAGTCTGACAAGGACGGGAAGTCCGAGAAAGACGCAGAGTCCGGCAAGGATGCGAAGTCCGGCAAGGATGCGAAGTCGGAGAAGGACGCGGACACCGGTAAGGGCGCGAAGTCCGGCGAGGCCGACGAGCCCAGCGATGCCGAATCCGGCAAGGACGCCGATTCCGCCGAAACCGCCGAGGCGAAGAAGGGCGGCTAGTTCGGGCGACAGCGGCGGCCGTCCCCGACAGAATGGGCGGTAGGCCCGCGCGATCGGCGGGCCGGGATACGCACCGGGGGGCGGCACGGGCGCCCGGGAGAGCAGGAGGACGCGAGTGGCCGAGTCGGATCAGCATGCGCCGGGAGCTGGGGGACCGCAGTACGGTCCGCCCGGCACCGGGCCGAGTCTGCGCAAGGCCACCGATCCGCAGCCGTCGCATCCGGGTGATCAGGCGTACCCGGCCGACGGCGGCCCGGGCCTGCCGGTGAACTTCCCGCCGCAGCCCGCCGGTCCGCGCCCCACGAGGGCCTTCCCGCCAATGGCGAGCGGAATGCATCCCGGGATGCCGCCCGGTATGCCCGGCCCGATGCCCATGGGCGTGCCGGGCGGGTTCGTGATGTCGATCGGCGATATCGGCATCTCCGAGGATTCGGTCACCACCCCGGCGGGCACCATGCCGCTGCGGGGCGCGGTGTGGACGATCACCGATATGTCGCAGACCTCGGAGAAGATTCCGACCTATGCGGTGGTGCTGGCGATCCTGTTCTTCCCGCTGTGTTTCCTCGGCCTGCTGTTCTTGCTGGTCAAGGAGCGGACGACGGTCGGTTATGTGCAGGTCACCGTCACCAGCGAGGGTCGCTACCACTCGACGATGATCCCGGTGCAGAATCAGCAGACGTTCCCGATGTTGCTGCACCAGGTGAACTACGCCCGCTCACTCAGCGCGCGGTGAGCCACCACACGCCGCACTCGGCATGGCCAACGCGCCGGTAGTCCCGGTCAGGACTAGGCTCGACTCGTGATGCGACGGACGAAGATTGTGTGCACCCTCGGACCGGCCACTGCCACCGAGGACCGTATTCGAGAACTCGTCGAGAGCGGTATGGACGTAGCGCGGCTGAACTTCAGCCACGGTGAGCACTCCGACCATGCCGACAACTACAAGAAGGTGCGGCAGGCCTCCGACCATGTCGGCCGCGCCGTCGGCATTCTCGCCGATCTACAGGGCCCCAAGATCCGCCTCGGCCGCTTCATCGAAGGCCGGACGGTCTGGGCGACGGGCGAAGAGGTGCGCATCACCGTCGACGACGTCGATGGCACCCACGACCGCGTCTCGACCACCTACAAAGAACTCGCCGCCGACGCCAAGCCCGGCGACCGACTGCTCGTCGACGACGGCAAGGTCGGCCTGACCGTCACCGCCGTCGACGGCAACGACGTGGTCTGCCGGGTCACCGAGGGTGGCCCCGTCAGCAACAACAAGGGCGTCTCTCTGCCCGGCATGGACGTGTCGGTGCCCGCGCTGTCGGACAAGGACATCGAGGACCTGGAGTTCGCCCTGAAACTGGGCGTCGACTTCATCGCGTTGTCATTCGTGCGTTCGCCCTCGGATGTCGAGCTGGTGCACGACGTGATGGATCGCGTCGGCCGCCGCGTCCCGGTGATCGGCAAACTGGAAAAGCCCGAGGCCATCGACAACCTCGAGGCCGTGGTGCTCGCCTTCGACGCGGTGATGGTCGCGCGCGGTGATCTCGGTGTGGAGCTGCCGCTCGAGCAGGTGCCGATCGTGCAGAAGCGCGCCATCCAAATGGCAAGGGAGAACGCCAAACCCGTCATCGTGGCGACCCAGATGCTGGAGTCGATGATCGACAACTCGCGCCCCACCCGGGCCGAGGCCTCCGACGTCGCCAATGCCGTGCTCGACGGCGCCGACGCGGTGATGCTCTCCGGTGAAACCTCGGTCGGCAAGTACCCGATCGAGACCGTGCGCACCATGGCGCGCATCGTGCACGCGGTGGAGACCGAATCCACCCGGGTGCCGCCGCTGACGCATGTGCCGCGCACCAAGCGCGGTGTCATCTCCTACGCGGCCCGCGATATCGGCGAGCGGCTCAATGCCAAGGCGCTGGTGGCGTTCACCCAGTCCGGGGACACGGTGCGCCGGCTGGCCCGCCTGCACACCCCGCTGCCGCTGCTGGCGTTCACCCCGCTGCCGGAGGTGCGCAGCCAGCTGGCCTTGACGTGGGGCACGGAAACGTTCATCGTGCCTACCGTGGACAGCACCGACGCCATGATCAAGCAGGTCGATCAGGCGCTGCTGAGCATGAACCGGTACCAGAAGGGCGACTTGGTGGTTATCGTCGCGGGCTCCCCGCCCGGTACCGTCGGTTCCACGAACCTGATCCACGTGCACCGTATCGGTGAGGAGGACCATTAGAGTGAGCGTTTCGCTTGACGACTCCGTCGGCGTCGATGTGACGCGGGCGCAGCGTACCGATCTGGACGTACTGCTGGATCTGCTGGATCTGGAACAGATGGACGAAGACGTCTTCGTCGGTCAGCACCCGGAGAAGGTGTGGAGCCGCACGTTCGGCGGGCAGCTGGTGTCGCAGGCGATCATGGCCGCGGGCCGGACGGTCGGTGACCGTCCGGTGCACGCGGTCAACGCGCATTTCGTGCGCGGCGGCGATGTGAAGAAGCCGATCGAGTACCGGGTCGACCGGCACCGCGACGGCCGCTCCTTCGCCAACCGGACCGTCACGGCCAGCCAGGACGGTCAGGAACTGTTCGTGATGCTGGCCGCGTTCCAGGACTGGGGCAAGGGCCTCGAGCATGCCCATCAGCAGCCCGAGGTTCCCGATCCGGAGACGTTGCCGCGGGTGGAGGAGAGCTTCGAAGGCTTGGAGGACAAGCTGGAGATGTTCGTCAACGCCCCGCATCCGATCGATATGCGCTACACCAACGATCCGGCCTGGATCCTCAAGGGCACCGGCGAACGGCTCAACCACAACCGGGTGTGGATGCGCGCCGACGGCACCCTGCCCGACGATCCGCTGATCCACGTGGCGACCCTCGGTTACTCCTCCGACACCACGGTGCTGGATTCGATCATCACCACCCACGGGCTGTCGTGGGGCTTGGACCGGATCGTCGCGGCCACGGTGAACCACTCGATCTGGTTCCATCGCCCGTTCCGCTTCGACGACTGGGCCCTCTACGCCACCGAGTCCCCGGTCGCGGCCGGTTCGCGTGGCCTGGCCACCGGTCGCTTCTACTCGCGCAGCGGTGAGCTGCTGGCCACCACGGTGCAGGAAGGGCTCATCCGCCACTTCCCGTCCCGGCGCTGATCTGCCCGGCCGGCGCCCGCGCAATGCTCGGGCGCCGGCCGAAAGGCCACGGCGGGGCCGGGATTCGGCGCCGGCTCAGATGCGTTCGATGGTGGGGTAGAGGTCGACGTCGGTGCGTTGATGTGCGCGGATGCGCAGCGGCACCTGCTGTGTGGTCGCCGACGCGATACCGGACCGCAGCCGAGATTGCAGTGCTGCCATATCGGTATCGGTGAGCTCAGCGGGATCGCCGACCAAGCTGAGGGCGATCTCATAGGTGCCGTATCCGGTCGGCGGCGCATCGGAATTCTCGGCGCGCCAATGAGTTTCGAATTCCGCGTGGAGTGGGTCGTCCGGGGCCGCCGGTAGTGTGAAACGCCAGGCGAAGACGTCACGATCGAGTAGGTGATCGTCGAGCGCCGTGCGCACGGCCTCGACGATGCGTTCGAGGTTTTCCGGTGTCACATAAACATGGAGCGAAACATCCGAAATGCGTTTCGGCATGTCTGATTCCTGTCGTGTGTGCGGAGGGCGCCACCGGGTCGAAACGTCGACGGCGGAGGTCTTTTCGCGGGAGTGTAGTCCTTTCCCGCGCGGGCGTCAGGCATACCAGCCCGTGCGCTGGGCGGCCAGAAAAGTCGCCAGCGGGGCAGGGCCGTGCGCCGGTTGCAGCACCAGGCCCGAATGCTCGTCCTCTTCGGGCTGCGGGGCGCCGGTATCGAGGGCGAGCAGCAGCGGCAGCAGGGCTTCGGCGATGCGGTCGCCGACGGCGCAATAGGCCGGTTCCGACAGCCCCACCGGGTCGGCGATGTTCTCCCGGCCGACCAGCGACAAGTCGTTGCGGGCCTGATGCAATTCGGCCACCGTCCGCGCACCGGTGACCTTGGCGATGCGGTGCGCCTCGAGCAGGGTGAAGGTGCGCGCGGCGGCCCCGAAGGCCATGCCCGCGGCCTGATCGCGGATCTGCTCGGTCATCGCCAGCACCAGGTCGGCGCGGTCGATGTGCTCGGGCTTGAGTTTGCGGGCGCGGAAGTTGTCCGGATCGGCGCCGAGGCCGGCGATGGTCTGCGCGGCCAGCGGTTCGATCGGGAATCCGACCAGTGCGCGAGTGCCCGCGCTCTCCGCGGTGAGGTCGGTGAGGCCGTGTTCGATCGCGATGGCGCGAGCGAGCCGTTCGGCAATCGCCGACCGGCACACATTGCCATTACAGACGAACAGGACGTGCATGCGGATACGGTAAATCCCCTGATTACCGACTAGAAGTACGAAAAGTGCAATATCACACTCGCTCGGCCACATATTCATCTGCGATTAGTGCGCTGTACACAAACGCCGCGCGCGATCGAATCGCCGTTCGGGTGTGTCGCGAGTGTTTCACCGGTACGTCCCGATGGGGATCATCGCACGGAATCGTCCGGGTAGTAATCGGTTTCGCTCACCACCGGTGGGAATGCCGCCGGTGTGCCATGCACCCGGCCGCGGGTGGAGAACATGCGCCCGCGGCTGGCGGTCACCGGCGCGAACCGGGCCAGGCCCGTCGGGGTGCTCATGTCGTCGTACATGGCGTCGATGCCGCCGCGTGCGAAGTAGGCCTCATGCCAGAACCCGGTCCCGCCCGAATCACGCAGGAACTGCTGCCACCAGTCCCGATGCGGGGCTGAGCGGGTCCAGCGTTCCAAGCTGTCGAGATCACGCCAGTACTGCCGGGCACCCCAATGCGGCGGGAACAGCGACCAGACGACGTCCTCGTGCAGCAGCAACCCATCGGGCCGGTCGCGATGCGACTGATACAACTTCGGCCCGACTCCGAGCAGCCGCAGCATCCCCCGCGGCTTGTTGACCCGCATCCCCAGGTAGATCACCACGAGGTCCGGATACCCCGACAGATCCACCGTCGCCCTGCTCACCCGCATGCGTAACCTCCACGACGTCGTAGGAGAGTACGGAACGAGGTCCGTTGCGGTTCACACCAGCCGCGCGCGTGCGGTGGGTGATCCGGCAGGTGAGCGTCTGCGCCTTCGTGCACGCCGGATCGCGAAGACTACACCGACACCCACGTGCACGGTGATGGTGAGCAACAGCAGTTGCGAGCAGAGGTTCGCCAGGCCGGTGGTGGCTGTGAAGAACGACAGCAGCTGGGCGGCGGCCAGGAGTGGGATGTTGGCGTAACCGAAGCCGGTGTGGAAGCGGCGCAACCGGTTGCCTTTCGGCGGAAGACCGTAGGTGGTGACGCCGAGTTGGGCGTGAATGATGAGCAACACCTGGTAGACCGCCTGCGCCAGGGCGGCCCAGTCGTTGCCGGCGGATGTGCCGGTCGATGGGCTCACCGTCGTCGCGATCAGCAGCGGAAACGCGATCCAGCCGAGAACGCGGGTGGCGCTGGTGATCCGGCCCGCGGGCAACGGTGCGATTGCCGGTGGGCGGGGCACCCAGTGCGCGGTGACGACGACCCCGGCGACGAAGATCAATTCGCCGATATTGCCCAGCAGCAGGGAGTTCGCCGCCAAGGACGCCGCGACGGTCATGATCGCGGCGGTGATCAGCAGCGGCAGGTAGCGGTGCCGCAGCCACAGGGCGACGGCGATGACCAGCACGAAAACCCCGGTGATGACCACGGGCAGGGCTTCGGTCTCGGGCGCGGGAATATTGCTGTAGCGCACGGTCCCTGCCCACTGCTGCGGCTGTAGCGACAGGCCGATCACGTCGTTGGCGACGCCCAGCCCGATCGCGCAGGCCGTCAAGGCCCAGGTGGTGATCTTCGCCCGCCGCGACCGTGCCCACGCCACGTCGGCCCGGTCCGCGACCGCACGTGCCCACGGAATCAGCAGGGGAGTGAGGACCGCATGGATGAGGTAGCGCGGCACGCTCAGTAGTTCGAGCAACGCGCCCGTCCCGCGCCGAGAGATGAGTTGCCCAAGATCACCGGCTCGTCGGTGGCCGAGCATCGCGCCGAGGTCGAGCAGCGGCTGATCCGGGCGTTCGGCGACCTGCTCGCCGAACGCGGATACGAGCGGCTCACGCTACGTGATGTCGCCGAACGCGCCGGCGTGTCGCGCAGCTCGATCTACTACTATCACCGCGACAAAACCGCGCTGTTGCTCGTCTGGGCCCGCGATCAGGTGGACCGGTACATGCGGCTGCTGGACCACGAACTCGCCGGCACCGACGACCCCGCGGAACATCTGCGGATCGTGGTGGTGACGGTGCTGTCGCAGTTCGCGCTGTCGACCTCGAGCGCCCAGAGCCTGGCCGCGGCCCTGCCGCCCGAGCAGCGCGACGTCATCCTCGACCACGTCACGCCCATCCGGGAGCGGCTATGCGAGATCGTCGAGCGTGGCATGGCCGAGGGGGTCTTCCGTGCCGACCAGGACCCCGGCGCCACCGCCGAGATGATCCTGGCCTGCCTGGAAACCCAGCGCCTGCGGCTGGCTCGCGGAGCGGAACTGGCCGGCGCGGTGCGACAGGTCTTGCCGTTCCTGCTCTTCGGCGTCACCCGGCAAGACCCCGGCGAGCCGCAGACCACCTGATCGCGGCTCGAAGCGGATGCCGTTGTCCACCAAGGCATCCGCGGCTAGCTCAGGGTTGGGCTGCCTCGCCGGTGAGCTGGGCGGTGGCCTCGGCCTTGATCTGCTCGAACTGCGCACCCATCCGGGCGGCCAGCGCCTGTGCCGCCGACAGCGGCCGCACCATCACCATGAAGTCGTCGATCTTGCCGTCATCGTCGAAGTGCAGGAAATCGCAGCCGGTCAGCTTCTTGCCGTCCACACTCGCCTCGAACACGAACGCATGGTCACGCCCGTTCGGATCCGCGATCTCGCGCACATACCGGAAGTCCTCGAACACCCGGATCACCGCACGCAGAATGGCCGCGGTGATCGCCTTGCCTGGATACGGCCGGAACGCGACCGGGCTGGTGAAGACCACGTTCTCGGCCAGCAGCGCCTCGATCGCGGCGTCGTCACGGGCTTCCACCGCCGCACGGAACGGATGCATGCTCCCGCCTTTCCTAGGCAATTAGTTGAGTATGTAGCTCGAACATTAGTGAGCGCTGAAGCGAGTGTCCAGAGGTAGATTGGACAAGAAACTGAATAATCTCGTGGCCTGCTACATTGTGCTGGTGGCGCTACGTGACGCGATTCTGGCCGCCCTGCTCGACGGCGAGGCCTCCGGCTACGAGCTGGCCAAGAGCTTCGACGCCTCGGTGGCCAACTTCTGGACCTCGACCCCGCAGCAGCTGTACAAGGAGCTCGAGCGCATGGCCGCCGACGGGCTCATCGAGACCCGCGTGGTCCAGCAGGAGCGCCGCCCCAACAAGCGCCTGCACACCATCACCCCCGCCGGCCGCGCCGCACTGCGCGAATTCCTCGACACCCCACCCAAACCCACCGCCATCCGCGACGAGATGC
This genomic interval carries:
- a CDS encoding phenylacetaldoxime dehydratase family protein; this translates as MRVSRATVDLSGYPDLVVIYLGMRVNKPRGMLRLLGVGPKLYQSHRDRPDGLLLHEDVVWSLFPPHWGARQYWRDLDSLERWTRSAPHRDWWQQFLRDSGGTGFWHEAYFARGGIDAMYDDMSTPTGLARFAPVTASRGRMFSTRGRVHGTPAAFPPVVSETDYYPDDSVR
- a CDS encoding TetR/AcrR family transcriptional regulator, with amino-acid sequence MPKITGSSVAEHRAEVEQRLIRAFGDLLAERGYERLTLRDVAERAGVSRSSIYYYHRDKTALLLVWARDQVDRYMRLLDHELAGTDDPAEHLRIVVVTVLSQFALSTSSAQSLAAALPPEQRDVILDHVTPIRERLCEIVERGMAEGVFRADQDPGATAEMILACLETQRLRLARGAELAGAVRQVLPFLLFGVTRQDPGEPQTT
- a CDS encoding nuclear transport factor 2 family protein; the encoded protein is MHPFRAAVEARDDAAIEALLAENVVFTSPVAFRPYPGKAITAAILRAVIRVFEDFRYVREIADPNGRDHAFVFEASVDGKKLTGCDFLHFDDDGKIDDFMVMVRPLSAAQALAARMGAQFEQIKAEATAQLTGEAAQP
- a CDS encoding PadR family transcriptional regulator yields the protein MALRDAILAALLDGEASGYELAKSFDASVANFWTSTPQQLYKELERMAADGLIETRVVQQERRPNKRLHTITPAGRAALREFLDTPPKPTAIRDEMLVQVQGMDTADAPAVRASIAERLDWSTAKLARYERLRQRLLDGRSEQAYLAEADRIGPYLTLLRGISFEQENIRWAEFALAAIDRRITTSA